The Bubalus kerabau isolate K-KA32 ecotype Philippines breed swamp buffalo chromosome 16, PCC_UOA_SB_1v2, whole genome shotgun sequence genome includes a region encoding these proteins:
- the TMEM233 gene encoding transmembrane protein 233, translated as MSQYAPSSDFKRALDSSPEANTDDDKTEEDVPKPQNYLWLAIVACFCPAYPINIVALVFSIMAQNSYEDGDIEGSKRLGRNAKWVAIASIVIGLLVIAISCTVHFTWK; from the exons ATGTCTCAGTACGCTCCCAGCTCGGACTTCAAGAGGGCTTTGGACAGCAGTCCCGAGGCCAACACCGACGATGACAAGACCGAGGAGGACGTGCCCAAGCCCCAAAACTACCTGTGGCTTGCCATCGTCGCGTGTTTTTGCCCCGCGTACCCCATCAACATCGTGGCTTTAGTCTTCTCCATTATG GCTCAGAACAGCTATGAGGATGGAGACATTGAAGGATCCAAGCGGCTTGGAAGGAATGCCAAGTGGGTGGCCATCGCCTCCATCGTTATTGGCCTTCTCGTCATTGCTATTTCTTGTACAGTTCACTTCACTTGGAAATAG